One segment of Thermosipho africanus Ob7 DNA contains the following:
- a CDS encoding cytochrome b5 domain-containing protein: MKRLFSVFLIFIVFLGFSLSLEDMLNNENMFVISYESLTKNDGENGISWVSVNGLVYDLSDVKAWVGGVHANGRFKAGKEYTYEIYSISPHGKAIVEKYKPIGILGFTIEDLKKFNSKKFLISYEGIVYDVTNSKTWKEKIGFNLEDKEVTYFIKEKKYSDFTTWDNIYQVGLLIIPYRDLSMYNGKNGMKAYVAVEGKIYDVTYSKRWKNGNHMNKHSAGEELTYEIIKFSPHGMKKLDNVFKIGYLVFQKNENYTIKENKVFKNGYLIGYIIK; this comes from the coding sequence ATGAAAAGGTTATTTAGTGTATTCTTAATTTTTATTGTGTTTTTAGGCTTTTCTTTATCATTGGAAGATATGTTAAATAATGAAAATATGTTTGTTATATCATATGAGAGTCTTACTAAGAATGATGGTGAAAATGGAATTTCTTGGGTTTCAGTAAATGGATTAGTATACGATTTAAGCGATGTAAAAGCTTGGGTGGGCGGTGTGCATGCAAATGGACGATTTAAAGCAGGGAAGGAATACACTTATGAAATATATTCTATTTCACCACATGGAAAAGCTATAGTTGAAAAATACAAGCCTATTGGAATATTAGGTTTTACTATTGAAGATTTAAAGAAATTCAATAGTAAAAAATTTTTAATTTCATATGAAGGAATAGTATACGATGTAACTAATTCAAAAACTTGGAAAGAAAAAATAGGTTTTAATTTGGAAGATAAGGAAGTAACATATTTTATAAAAGAGAAAAAATATTCAGACTTTACAACTTGGGATAATATTTATCAAGTAGGTCTTTTAATTATTCCTTACAGAGATTTAAGTATGTACAATGGTAAAAATGGTATGAAAGCATATGTAGCAGTTGAAGGAAAAATATACGATGTAACATATTCAAAAAGATGGAAAAATGGAAACCATATGAATAAACACTCGGCAGGCGAAGAGTTAACATATGAAATAATAAAATTTTCTCCACATGGAATGAAAAAATTAGATAATGTATTTAAAATAGGATACTTAGTTTTTCAAAAAAATGAAAATTATACAATAAAGGAAAATAAAGTTTTTAAAAATGGTTATTTAATAGGTTACATTATAAAATAA
- a CDS encoding ABC transporter substrate-binding protein, whose amino-acid sequence MKRLFVLLLVITVIMAFSVETLVVSSRLWTPPTEKEFILNEIIKPFEEMYNVKVVFQTMDDETMLKQVKVQKETGKITTDVIIAYATKMPEWVENGLVVDLSPYVSKWTDRHFSKGFDSMTVFNGKRYFLPVGADVYLTLINKKALQYKPADVDVQNLTWEQLAEWANLVAQGEGEGKFAVTGVPMKSLIYQIGAISLSYGGHWPNLDNPGAVAAWYLIYKMKDAFSPAVKTYDDTRPPMKREETWMTVAHCARVGEVYKSNPTQFIIALLQKDLQVLVQLLNKWSCNCQWYKTF is encoded by the coding sequence ATGAAAAGATTATTTGTTTTGTTATTAGTAATTACAGTTATTATGGCTTTTAGTGTTGAAACGTTGGTTGTTAGTTCAAGGCTTTGGACTCCTCCAACAGAAAAAGAATTTATTTTAAATGAGATTATCAAGCCATTTGAGGAAATGTATAACGTTAAAGTTGTTTTCCAAACAATGGATGATGAAACAATGTTAAAACAAGTAAAAGTACAAAAGGAAACAGGAAAAATTACTACTGATGTTATTATTGCTTATGCCACTAAAATGCCAGAGTGGGTTGAAAATGGTTTAGTAGTAGACCTTTCACCTTATGTTAGCAAATGGACCGATAGGCACTTTTCTAAAGGTTTTGATTCCATGACTGTTTTTAATGGTAAAAGATATTTCCTCCCTGTTGGAGCTGATGTATATCTTACGCTCATTAATAAAAAAGCGTTGCAATATAAGCCAGCTGACGTTGATGTTCAGAATCTTACCTGGGAGCAGTTAGCTGAATGGGCAAATTTAGTTGCTCAAGGTGAGGGAGAAGGTAAATTTGCTGTAACTGGTGTTCCTATGAAATCACTCATTTACCAAATAGGTGCAATTTCTTTATCATATGGTGGTCATTGGCCAAATTTAGATAATCCTGGAGCAGTTGCTGCATGGTATTTGATTTATAAAATGAAAGATGCATTTTCACCTGCAGTAAAAACATACGATGATACAAGACCTCCAATGAAAAGAGAAGAAACTTGGATGACTGTTGCACATTGTGCTCGTGTTGGTGAAGTTTATAAGAGCAATCCAACTCAATTTATTATTGCCCTGCTCCAAAAGGACCTGCAGGTATTGGTTCAATTGCTGAACAAGTGGTCTTGCAATTGTCAATGGTACAAAACATTTTGA
- a CDS encoding carbohydrate ABC transporter permease: protein MTKTFSKKWIPYFLIAPTLIYYIIFWLRPVVSAIYYSFFDDNNVFTINNYLTIFRDEYFKKAVINTSIFVVISVTLEFVVALGLALIINKKFKGAQVLLSIALIPMALPAVAVGAMWSSGFATYGWVNSLLYHLGLISADGKIAFLAGNDFQSLMLIILIDAWQVIPFMMVILLAGLQGLSKEAIEAGYIFGGSRFSVLRKITLPMLKPSIQTALILRIISAIQVWLIIVMIYGYRRIPVLLEEVVFYEEQLLGFYRVALAYSVIVAAIVSVVSIIYLKVSGAFEREEQ from the coding sequence TTGACAAAGACTTTTTCAAAAAAATGGATTCCATATTTTCTTATTGCCCCAACGTTAATCTACTATATAATTTTTTGGTTAAGGCCAGTTGTTTCTGCAATTTACTATAGTTTTTTTGACGACAATAATGTCTTTACAATTAATAATTACTTGACAATTTTTAGAGATGAGTACTTCAAAAAAGCAGTTATTAATACTTCTATTTTTGTAGTCATATCGGTAACTCTTGAATTTGTTGTTGCTCTTGGGCTTGCATTGATAATTAACAAAAAATTTAAAGGTGCCCAAGTTTTATTGTCTATAGCACTAATCCCTATGGCACTTCCTGCTGTTGCAGTAGGTGCAATGTGGTCAAGTGGTTTTGCCACATATGGATGGGTTAACAGTTTGTTATACCATTTAGGATTGATTTCTGCGGATGGTAAAATTGCTTTTTTAGCTGGGAATGATTTTCAATCGTTAATGTTGATAATTCTTATTGACGCGTGGCAAGTTATTCCTTTTATGATGGTTATTCTTCTTGCTGGACTTCAAGGTCTTTCTAAAGAAGCAATAGAAGCAGGATACATTTTTGGTGGTTCAAGATTTTCAGTTTTAAGAAAAATAACTTTGCCTATGCTTAAACCAAGTATTCAAACTGCTTTAATTTTAAGAATAATATCCGCAATTCAAGTGTGGTTAATAATAGTAATGATTTATGGCTATAGAAGAATTCCTGTGTTACTAGAAGAAGTGGTATTTTATGAGGAACAATTATTAGGTTTCTATAGAGTTGCTCTTGCCTACTCTGTTATTGTTGCTGCAATTGTTTCTGTTGTTTCAATAATTTATTTGAAAGTCTCTGGCGCCTTTGAAAGGGAGGAGCAATGA
- a CDS encoding carbohydrate ABC transporter permease, which produces MRVNKILKQTLFYLVVAGIILVILTPIYFLVVISLMSDQEAYDWPTQLVPSFFNNYKLEIVDGKFLISVYSSAKKKYSTLIKTNDFEELQKFVRNKTNSTIKKEIFDIQVKKLNELISKNSEEISNLRNKIASLESKLNTVTVNLVRYKTQLEKAKKANMNNLISIINEKIIEFENEKREYEKQIKELNERLDEIGSVKFSVSKHLFDNYVNFFRVTSDALPALFRSIQVAILTVLISLTIGGMAGYAFARYNFKGKNLLKLSVLFVRMFPGISIAMPMVIILINMGFYDKPIGLSLVYSVGQIGMTIWITASIFMGISKELEEAAMIFGTTRWGAFFKVTLPLALPGLAASAMYAFIGSWSETAQAIVLTQFNPTFPVVVYQTLVGAKGLINLTAAGGVSLALPAVIFTLIIRRYILQMWGGVKV; this is translated from the coding sequence ATGAGAGTAAATAAAATTTTAAAACAAACACTTTTTTATCTTGTTGTTGCTGGAATTATTCTTGTAATATTAACACCGATATACTTTTTAGTAGTAATTTCACTAATGTCGGACCAGGAAGCTTACGATTGGCCTACTCAATTAGTACCTTCTTTTTTTAATAATTATAAACTTGAAATAGTTGACGGAAAATTTTTGATCAGCGTTTATAGTTCTGCAAAGAAAAAATATTCTACACTAATTAAAACAAATGATTTTGAAGAATTGCAAAAATTTGTAAGGAATAAAACAAATTCAACTATAAAGAAAGAAATATTTGATATTCAGGTTAAAAAGTTAAATGAGTTGATAAGTAAAAACAGTGAAGAAATAAGTAATTTAAGAAATAAAATTGCAAGTTTAGAGTCTAAATTAAATACAGTAACGGTTAACCTAGTAAGATATAAAACTCAATTAGAAAAGGCAAAAAAAGCTAATATGAATAATTTGATTTCAATAATTAATGAGAAAATTATTGAATTTGAAAATGAAAAGAGAGAATATGAAAAACAAATAAAAGAGTTGAATGAAAGACTTGATGAAATAGGCTCTGTAAAATTTTCAGTTTCTAAGCATTTATTTGATAATTATGTTAATTTTTTCAGAGTAACAAGTGATGCTCTTCCTGCCCTATTTAGAAGTATTCAAGTAGCAATTTTAACTGTTCTTATTTCCTTAACTATTGGTGGAATGGCAGGTTATGCATTTGCAAGGTATAATTTTAAAGGGAAGAATTTGCTGAAATTGAGTGTTCTATTTGTAAGAATGTTTCCAGGAATTTCAATTGCAATGCCAATGGTTATAATTCTCATAAATATGGGATTTTATGATAAACCTATTGGTCTTTCATTAGTTTATTCTGTTGGGCAAATTGGAATGACAATATGGATAACAGCAAGTATTTTTATGGGAATTTCTAAAGAGTTAGAAGAAGCTGCTATGATATTTGGGACCACAAGATGGGGAGCATTTTTTAAAGTTACATTACCTCTGGCACTTCCTGGATTGGCAGCAAGTGCAATGTATGCCTTCATAGGTAGTTGGTCTGAGACTGCACAAGCAATTGTTTTAACTCAGTTTAATCCTACCTTCCCAGTTGTTGTCTATCAAACACTTGTAGGTGCAAAAGGATTAATAAATTTGACTGCTGCTGGAGGTGTTTCACTTGCACTTCCTGCTGTTATTTTTACCCTGATTATTAGAAGGTACATTTTGCAAATGTGGGGCGGAGTAAAAGTATAA
- a CDS encoding ABC transporter ATP-binding protein has translation MATLELINLSKRYGKNVWGAKNVNLKVNNGEFIVFLGPSGCGKTTTLRMIAGLEEVTEGKVIIDGKDVTYLEPRKREVSMVFQSYAVWPHMTVYDNIAFPLRLRKMPMDEIDKIVKEVAEMVKIEELLKRFPSQLSGGQRQRVALARALAVKPKIFLMDEPLSNLDAKLRVKMRTELKAIHHRTGATTIFVTHDQSEAMSMADRIVVMRNGKIEQVGTPDDVYFYSANVFVAGFIGTPPTNFFKMNIVRNNGEIHLKNNYIDIKVPEKIKHVIEKYNKDEIIVGIRPENLLITDDEKSAIFREKILVVEPQGSHQVIAVELGDQIVKIVAPAFPKYSADQIIKVTLDHERMMLFDVDTESRLEGI, from the coding sequence ATGGCTACACTTGAGCTTATAAATCTTTCAAAAAGATATGGAAAGAATGTTTGGGGAGCAAAAAATGTAAATCTTAAAGTAAATAATGGAGAATTCATAGTTTTTCTAGGGCCATCTGGATGTGGAAAGACAACTACTTTAAGAATGATTGCAGGGCTTGAAGAAGTTACTGAAGGAAAAGTGATTATTGATGGAAAAGACGTAACATATTTAGAGCCTAGAAAGAGAGAAGTTAGTATGGTTTTTCAAAGCTATGCGGTTTGGCCTCATATGACAGTATATGATAATATTGCCTTTCCATTAAGATTAAGAAAAATGCCTATGGATGAAATTGATAAAATTGTTAAAGAAGTTGCTGAGATGGTAAAAATCGAAGAACTTTTAAAAAGATTTCCTTCCCAATTATCCGGTGGACAAAGGCAAAGAGTTGCACTTGCTAGAGCTCTTGCAGTAAAACCAAAAATATTTTTAATGGATGAACCACTTTCAAATTTAGATGCGAAATTAAGAGTTAAAATGAGAACAGAGTTAAAAGCAATACATCATAGAACAGGAGCTACTACCATTTTTGTTACACATGATCAATCAGAAGCAATGTCTATGGCAGATAGAATAGTTGTTATGAGAAATGGTAAAATAGAACAAGTTGGAACTCCAGATGATGTTTACTTTTACAGTGCGAATGTATTTGTCGCTGGTTTTATTGGAACACCACCTACAAATTTCTTTAAAATGAATATAGTTAGAAATAATGGAGAAATACATTTGAAAAATAACTATATTGATATTAAAGTACCAGAAAAAATTAAACACGTAATTGAAAAATACAATAAAGACGAGATAATTGTAGGAATACGTCCTGAAAATTTACTTATAACTGATGATGAAAAAAGTGCTATTTTTAGGGAGAAAATTTTAGTTGTTGAACCTCAAGGTTCTCATCAAGTTATTGCAGTTGAATTGGGAGATCAAATTGTAAAAATCGTTGCACCAGCTTTCCCAAAATATTCTGCTGATCAAATCATTAAGGTAACATTGGACCATGAAAGAATGATGCTGTTTGATGTTGATACAGAAAGTAGATTGGAGGGAATTTGA
- the mggS gene encoding mannosylglucosylglycerate synthase has translation MKVALVHYRAGLMDGVSLEMEKWRKVLKRMGHEVDIVAGNNKEGVDVVVPSIGFENPKYRLINKNAFEKLEDFDINGLLNIIFEESDKVYNDIFHVLKKYDVIIPNNIWSLGAFLPSVIALFRFAKEHPEKIFIGHHHDFWWERKYFLNYTDEKIKELLEMYCPPLGDNIKHVVINSLARNALYLKKNVESTIVPNVMDFNEPLFTNEDVNLKIRDAYNISENSIVLLQATRITERKAIELAIELVNQMSKLSKKYVGKKLYNGKIFNGEIILAFSGMCESENYKYKLLDLAFKYGIRTVDLYPNVENKVWTFWDLYSIADAITYPSILEGWGNQLLEAIMVKKPIVLFEYKVFESDIKMSGLKYISLGNSYFKKDGLVNVDEEVEIKAAEELFEILFDKEAYEKTVNENFEIGKKFYSLESLQKIIQGILNDKV, from the coding sequence ATGAAAGTTGCACTGGTTCACTATAGAGCTGGTTTAATGGACGGAGTATCACTTGAAATGGAAAAATGGAGAAAGGTATTGAAAAGGATGGGTCATGAAGTTGATATAGTAGCAGGGAATAATAAAGAAGGAGTAGATGTTGTAGTTCCATCAATTGGCTTTGAAAATCCAAAGTATAGATTAATAAATAAAAATGCTTTTGAAAAACTTGAAGATTTTGATATCAATGGATTATTGAATATAATTTTTGAAGAAAGTGATAAAGTGTATAATGACATTTTTCACGTTCTTAAAAAATATGATGTAATTATTCCAAATAATATTTGGTCTTTAGGAGCTTTTTTGCCATCAGTGATTGCTCTCTTTAGATTTGCTAAAGAGCATCCAGAAAAAATATTCATAGGGCATCACCACGATTTTTGGTGGGAAAGAAAATATTTTTTAAATTATACAGATGAAAAGATTAAAGAACTTTTAGAAATGTATTGTCCTCCACTTGGTGATAATATAAAGCATGTTGTGATAAATTCACTTGCTAGGAATGCTCTATATTTGAAAAAGAATGTTGAATCTACAATTGTACCAAATGTAATGGATTTCAATGAACCTCTATTTACAAATGAAGATGTAAATTTAAAAATAAGAGATGCATATAATATATCTGAAAATTCGATTGTTCTACTTCAGGCTACTAGAATAACAGAAAGAAAAGCAATTGAATTAGCAATTGAGCTGGTTAATCAGATGTCAAAACTTTCTAAAAAATATGTTGGTAAAAAATTATATAATGGGAAAATATTTAATGGAGAGATAATTTTAGCATTTTCTGGAATGTGTGAAAGTGAAAATTATAAATACAAATTATTAGATTTGGCATTTAAATATGGTATTCGTACAGTAGATCTATATCCTAATGTTGAAAATAAAGTATGGACTTTTTGGGATTTGTATAGTATTGCAGATGCTATTACATATCCATCTATTCTTGAAGGTTGGGGAAATCAATTGCTAGAAGCAATTATGGTAAAAAAACCTATAGTTTTATTTGAATACAAAGTTTTTGAATCTGACATAAAAATGTCTGGACTAAAATATATTAGTCTTGGAAATAGTTATTTCAAAAAAGATGGTTTGGTTAATGTTGATGAAGAAGTTGAAATAAAGGCTGCTGAAGAATTGTTTGAAATTTTGTTTGATAAAGAAGCGTATGAAAAAACTGTTAATGAAAATTTTGAAATTGGTAAGAAATTTTATAGCTTGGAGAGTTTACAAAAAATTATTCAAGGTATTTTAAATGATAAAGTATGA
- a CDS encoding MurR/RpiR family transcriptional regulator: MEDVKLGIIEKLKAIYDQLKPAERKIARYIINYPDDVIHHSISELSELAKVGEATISRISRKLGYKGFQALKIELAKELSSISFEETKTNSVISEVIESLNKLSKIINENEITQIAKKVIESNKIFFFGVGSSGVVAEYGALLFTRGGFFANYYNDPHMQVISAAGMDNQTVVFGISSSGNIRDTVKSMKVAKDSKAFTVAITGGYESKITEVVDKTIYIPPAGLERGMPKISPIVSQISILHMIFEEVLSLKKEAIEIIKKANTTLKTKKYLSKNEKI; the protein is encoded by the coding sequence ATGGAAGATGTTAAATTAGGAATTATTGAAAAATTAAAAGCTATTTATGACCAATTAAAACCTGCTGAAAGAAAAATTGCAAGATATATTATCAACTATCCAGATGATGTAATACATCATTCGATAAGTGAGTTATCTGAACTTGCAAAAGTAGGAGAAGCAACTATTTCCAGGATTAGTCGAAAACTTGGATATAAAGGGTTTCAAGCATTAAAAATAGAACTTGCAAAAGAACTTTCTTCGATATCATTTGAAGAAACTAAAACTAATTCTGTAATTTCAGAAGTTATTGAATCATTGAATAAATTATCAAAGATTATAAATGAAAATGAAATAACACAAATTGCAAAAAAAGTAATTGAATCAAATAAAATATTCTTTTTTGGTGTAGGTTCTAGTGGTGTAGTAGCTGAATATGGAGCATTATTATTTACAAGAGGAGGATTCTTTGCAAATTATTATAACGATCCTCATATGCAAGTTATAAGTGCAGCAGGGATGGATAATCAAACAGTAGTTTTTGGAATTTCCTCAAGTGGAAATATTAGAGATACAGTTAAATCTATGAAAGTTGCAAAAGATTCAAAAGCATTCACTGTTGCTATTACAGGAGGGTATGAATCGAAAATTACTGAAGTTGTGGATAAAACTATCTATATTCCTCCTGCCGGATTAGAACGTGGTATGCCAAAAATTTCTCCGATTGTTTCTCAGATTTCAATTCTTCATATGATTTTTGAAGAAGTTTTATCTTTGAAAAAAGAAGCTATAGAGATTATTAAAAAGGCTAATACAACTTTGAAAACGAAAAAATATTTAAGTAAAAATGAAAAAATTTAA
- a CDS encoding DNA alkylation repair protein yields MERIEYLKKELENYIEEEKSKFLPKFFHAYPGGYGEGDKFLGIRVPYLRKIAKKYRNLTFEEIEKLLKSEYHEHRLTAVFILIHKFKEDSEKVVNIYLRNIDKINNWDLVDSSAPHILGQYLNNKDRQILYEFAKSNNLWRQRIAIIATHYFIKKNDFKDAISIAEILINHKHDLIHKAVGWTLREIGKRDKNLEIEFLKRYYKVMPRTMLRYAIEKFPENERKNFLRGEF; encoded by the coding sequence ATGGAAAGAATTGAATATTTAAAAAAAGAACTGGAAAATTACATTGAAGAGGAAAAATCAAAATTTTTACCTAAATTTTTTCATGCATATCCTGGTGGTTATGGAGAAGGAGACAAATTTCTTGGAATTCGTGTTCCTTATCTGAGAAAAATTGCAAAAAAATACCGAAATCTTACTTTTGAAGAAATTGAAAAACTTTTGAAATCCGAATATCATGAGCATCGTCTTACTGCAGTATTTATCCTTATACATAAATTTAAAGAAGATTCTGAAAAGGTTGTTAATATATACCTTCGTAACATTGATAAAATTAACAATTGGGATCTTGTTGATTCTTCGGCGCCACACATTTTAGGTCAATACTTAAATAATAAAGATAGACAAATCTTGTACGAATTTGCAAAATCTAATAATTTGTGGCGACAGAGAATCGCAATTATAGCAACTCATTATTTTATCAAAAAAAACGATTTTAAAGATGCTATTAGTATTGCTGAAATTTTAATTAACCATAAACATGATTTAATACATAAAGCTGTAGGATGGACATTGAGAGAAATTGGAAAAAGAGACAAAAATCTGGAAATAGAGTTTTTGAAAAGATATTACAAAGTAATGCCCCGTACAATGCTTAGATACGCTATTGAGAAATTTCCCGAAAATGAACGAAAAAATTTTTTGCGTGGAGAATTTTAG
- a CDS encoding DMT family transporter, which translates to MHFLAAILSSLSSSVTSLFGKLSYVLGATPTQILFIRFSISFIISLIIFLIFKKSFKIKYFLIFGFLGVLNYGIAAYLFFYGLNFLNPAFATVIFFTNPIFVLIFQWVFHKYKINFLSIISIFISFIGVVLANIGEANLVNDNTIIIGTLIVLGSSSLNALFITITGRRIKKINSGTIENVFYTFFGTALYYLFFSLITKELFSIKYEYLNYGFMLAIFSTFVPLTLNFFALKKLESHSLAIIMPLEIVFASLLSYLIFGEIFNIIKVLGFIFVGIAPVIENIKKIKDGENA; encoded by the coding sequence ATGCACTTCTTAGCTGCAATCTTATCATCACTTTCGTCATCAGTAACTTCACTATTTGGGAAGTTATCATATGTTTTGGGTGCAACACCAACTCAAATTTTGTTTATTAGATTTTCAATCTCTTTTATTATATCGCTTATTATATTTTTGATTTTTAAGAAAAGTTTCAAAATAAAATATTTTTTGATCTTTGGTTTTTTGGGAGTTTTAAATTATGGTATAGCAGCTTATTTGTTTTTTTACGGGCTTAATTTTTTAAATCCCGCTTTTGCAACAGTGATATTTTTTACTAATCCAATTTTTGTTTTGATCTTTCAATGGGTTTTCCATAAATATAAAATAAATTTTCTCAGTATTATTTCTATATTCATTTCATTTATTGGAGTAGTTTTAGCTAACATAGGAGAAGCAAATCTTGTTAATGATAACACTATAATTATAGGCACTTTAATAGTTTTAGGATCTTCTAGTTTGAATGCTTTATTTATTACTATAACTGGTAGAAGAATTAAAAAAATTAATTCAGGTACAATAGAAAATGTTTTTTATACATTTTTTGGTACAGCCCTTTATTATTTATTTTTTTCTCTAATTACAAAAGAATTGTTTTCTATAAAGTATGAATATTTAAACTACGGTTTTATGTTAGCAATTTTTTCAACATTTGTTCCATTAACATTGAACTTCTTTGCTTTAAAAAAATTGGAATCACACTCTTTAGCAATTATAATGCCTCTTGAAATTGTTTTTGCTAGTTTATTATCTTATCTTATATTTGGTGAGATATTTAATATAATAAAGGTACTGGGATTTATTTTTGTAGGCATTGCCCCAGTAATTGAAAATATAAAGAAAATAAAGGATGGGGAAAATGCATAA
- a CDS encoding thiamine pyrophosphate-dependent enzyme: MLNVKLYDIPDSDIAWCPGCGNFGILNELKSALSELNLQPNQVVIVSGIGQAAKMPQYINVNMFNGLHGRTLPVATGIKLVNPSLTVIAESGDGCTYGEGGNHFIHTIRKNPNIVNLVHDNMIYGLTKGQASPTTPKGVVTSLQFDGVFVEPFNPISVAIALNASFVARTFMGYNDLTVDLIKQAIQHRGYALIDILQPCVTFNKFNTYQWYKENTYILPDDYDPTDKNAAFEIAMNTEKLALGVIYKNSEKAVYEDFQPKIKLF; encoded by the coding sequence ATGTTAAATGTTAAATTATACGATATACCTGATTCAGACATAGCATGGTGTCCAGGTTGTGGTAATTTTGGGATCTTAAATGAATTAAAATCAGCATTATCAGAATTAAATTTACAACCTAATCAGGTAGTTATTGTTTCTGGTATTGGACAAGCAGCAAAAATGCCACAGTATATTAATGTTAACATGTTTAACGGTCTTCATGGAAGAACTCTTCCGGTAGCAACTGGAATAAAATTAGTAAATCCTTCTTTAACTGTTATTGCTGAAAGCGGTGACGGATGTACATATGGTGAAGGAGGAAATCATTTTATACATACTATTAGAAAGAATCCTAATATAGTTAATTTAGTTCATGATAATATGATATATGGACTGACTAAAGGGCAAGCTTCTCCTACTACCCCTAAAGGTGTGGTAACGTCTTTGCAATTTGATGGAGTTTTTGTTGAGCCATTTAATCCAATTTCTGTTGCTATTGCATTAAATGCATCTTTTGTAGCTAGAACATTTATGGGATATAACGATCTTACAGTTGATCTAATAAAACAGGCTATTCAACATAGAGGATATGCATTAATAGACATACTTCAACCTTGTGTGACTTTTAATAAATTTAATACATATCAATGGTATAAAGAAAATACATACATTTTACCAGATGATTATGATCCCACTGATAAAAATGCTGCCTTTGAAATAGCAATGAATACTGAAAAACTAGCATTGGGTGTAATATACAAAAATTCGGAAAAGGCTGTATATGAAGATTTTCAACCAAAAATAAAATTATTTTGA